A stretch of the Archangium violaceum genome encodes the following:
- a CDS encoding serine/threonine-protein kinase PknK — MSATSQRAKVPGGGSASPPLEVASLGPYRLLEVLGQGGMGVVYRAVHRDTGEAVAVKTVRVAAESMLAGLRREIHALGRLHHPGVVRILDQGLHDGRPWYAMELLQGQTLRGHLDALRARREAGVAPPLGPTLTVLRRLCAPLAFLHGNGIVHRDLKPENIFLRPDGAPVLVDFGFAAQVGASRGREVLEVGGGIVGSEAYMAPEQIRGEFVDARTDLYALGCVLYEVVTGQPPFTDPRAGKIVFQHVQRRPVPPSRRVAGLPEGLDALVLRLLEKRPEDRLGYAEDVAAALASLGAEGEASAVTPRSPTYLYRPGFSGRAEALRVLRRGIDEARDGRGGCIYLGGESGVGKTRLALEAATEAAWAGLAVVTGECMPLDAGGGDTRGAPLHPFRPLLLAVADRCREQGAEETARLLGPRGKVLAAFEPGLADLPGLGALPEPPPLAVPAARARLLDALRDTLLAFARVQPLLLVLDDLQWADELSLAFLQSLRPERLEGHGVLVVGTWRLEEMGEALGELAGAPGAVSLSLQRLEAGSVGEMVRGMLALREPPAALVDFLVRHSSGNPFFIAEYLRTAMGEGMLFRDGDGVWRLQPRGERAGGLEEVLPHPRSLAELLERRLGNLGVEARALAQRAAVLGREFEPDLLKDTAGLDDTAAMETVEVLRLRQVLEDGEGGRLRFVHDKLREAAYARLPEEEALALHHRAAEALEARYAAAPDAARHSPVLGHHWARAKVHDRAATWLSRAAERARAAYATNEALGFYRSVLDELRQLPPETLAPALRETEARAYEGLGELLALTGRHEEARSAFARALARVPESQHLARARVHLGVGRSWEAQHRQEEALHALDAAEAALGPVPEVGGSPEWWHVWVQVQTERVSVHYWRARTDEGAALLQRVRPVVEERGTPLQRAHFFRALFQTEVRRERYRFTPEMMGHVRAYLAGCEEAGDEAEVCVARSGLAIALVLSNELDEAETHLRLILRLAERTEDAMLRARGLGYLALLHRMRARPEETRRVGAQALAVAEGNKMLDYTGLARANLAWVDLHEGRAAEAEQGFRAALTCWQPPAYVFPFQWVALLPLLRMALERNLLEEAVGHARVLLGGRLQRLPDDVARPFELACEGWERGDVSRVRETLDQALTSARVHGLQ; from the coding sequence ATGAGCGCTACATCACAGAGAGCGAAAGTCCCGGGGGGCGGGAGTGCCTCGCCTCCGCTGGAGGTGGCTTCCCTGGGGCCCTATCGGTTGCTGGAGGTGCTCGGCCAGGGCGGCATGGGCGTGGTGTACCGCGCGGTGCATCGCGACACGGGTGAGGCCGTGGCGGTGAAGACGGTCCGGGTCGCGGCCGAGTCCATGCTGGCCGGGCTCCGGCGGGAGATTCACGCGCTCGGCCGGCTCCACCACCCGGGGGTGGTGCGCATCCTCGACCAGGGCCTGCACGACGGGCGGCCCTGGTACGCAATGGAGCTGCTCCAGGGGCAGACGCTGCGCGGCCACCTGGACGCGCTCCGGGCGCGGCGCGAGGCGGGCGTCGCACCTCCGCTGGGCCCCACGCTCACGGTGCTGCGCCGGCTGTGCGCGCCGCTGGCCTTCCTGCACGGCAACGGCATCGTTCACCGAGACCTCAAGCCGGAGAACATCTTCCTGCGGCCGGATGGCGCGCCGGTGTTGGTGGACTTCGGATTCGCGGCGCAGGTGGGTGCCTCCCGTGGGCGCGAGGTGCTCGAGGTCGGCGGCGGCATCGTCGGCAGCGAGGCGTACATGGCGCCGGAGCAGATCCGCGGGGAGTTCGTGGACGCACGGACGGACCTCTACGCGCTCGGGTGCGTCCTCTACGAGGTGGTCACCGGGCAGCCGCCCTTCACGGACCCGAGGGCCGGGAAGATCGTCTTCCAGCACGTCCAACGCCGGCCCGTACCGCCCTCGCGGCGAGTGGCGGGGCTGCCCGAGGGGCTGGACGCGCTCGTGCTCCGGCTGTTGGAGAAGCGCCCCGAGGACCGCCTGGGCTACGCCGAGGACGTGGCGGCGGCCCTGGCGTCGCTGGGCGCGGAGGGTGAGGCGTCCGCCGTGACGCCCCGTTCTCCCACCTACCTCTATCGCCCCGGCTTCTCGGGACGGGCCGAGGCGCTGCGGGTCCTGCGCCGGGGCATCGACGAGGCGCGGGATGGGCGGGGAGGCTGCATCTACCTCGGCGGCGAGAGCGGCGTGGGCAAGACGCGCCTGGCCCTGGAGGCGGCCACCGAGGCGGCCTGGGCGGGGCTCGCGGTGGTGACGGGGGAGTGCATGCCGCTGGATGCGGGAGGGGGCGACACGCGTGGTGCGCCGCTGCACCCCTTCCGTCCCCTGCTGCTCGCCGTGGCGGACCGCTGCCGCGAGCAGGGCGCGGAGGAGACGGCGCGGCTGCTGGGCCCCCGGGGCAAGGTGCTGGCCGCGTTCGAGCCGGGCCTCGCGGACCTTCCCGGCCTGGGGGCGCTGCCGGAGCCGCCTCCGCTGGCCGTTCCCGCCGCGCGTGCCCGCCTCCTGGACGCGCTCCGGGACACCCTGCTGGCCTTCGCCCGCGTCCAGCCGTTGCTGCTCGTCCTGGACGACCTGCAGTGGGCGGACGAGCTCTCCCTGGCCTTCCTCCAGTCGCTGCGGCCCGAGCGCCTGGAGGGCCACGGCGTCCTCGTGGTGGGCACCTGGCGCCTGGAGGAGATGGGCGAGGCGCTGGGGGAGCTGGCCGGGGCTCCGGGCGCGGTGAGCCTCTCCCTGCAACGGCTGGAGGCGGGGAGCGTGGGCGAGATGGTGCGCGGCATGCTGGCGCTGCGCGAGCCCCCGGCGGCGCTGGTGGACTTCCTCGTGCGTCACTCCAGTGGCAACCCCTTCTTCATCGCCGAGTACCTGCGCACGGCGATGGGCGAGGGCATGCTCTTCCGGGACGGGGACGGGGTGTGGCGGCTCCAGCCGCGCGGCGAGAGGGCAGGGGGGCTCGAGGAGGTGCTGCCCCATCCCCGCTCGCTGGCGGAGCTGCTGGAGCGGCGGTTGGGCAACCTCGGCGTGGAGGCGCGGGCGCTGGCACAGCGGGCCGCGGTGCTCGGGCGCGAGTTCGAGCCGGACCTGCTGAAGGACACGGCCGGCCTGGACGACACGGCGGCGATGGAGACGGTGGAGGTGCTGCGCCTGCGGCAGGTGCTGGAGGACGGGGAGGGCGGCCGGCTGCGCTTCGTCCACGACAAGCTGCGCGAGGCGGCCTACGCGCGGCTACCGGAGGAGGAGGCTCTCGCGCTGCACCACCGCGCGGCGGAGGCCCTCGAGGCGCGGTACGCGGCGGCACCCGACGCCGCGCGCCACTCCCCGGTGCTTGGACACCACTGGGCCCGCGCGAAGGTGCACGACCGCGCCGCCACGTGGTTGTCCCGTGCGGCCGAGCGGGCCCGGGCGGCGTACGCGACGAACGAGGCCCTCGGCTTCTACCGCTCCGTGCTCGACGAGCTGCGCCAGCTTCCACCGGAGACGTTGGCACCGGCGCTGCGCGAGACGGAGGCGCGCGCGTACGAGGGCCTGGGCGAGCTGCTGGCCCTCACCGGCCGTCACGAGGAGGCCCGGAGTGCCTTCGCGCGGGCGCTGGCCCGGGTACCCGAGTCCCAGCACCTCGCGCGGGCGCGCGTGCATCTCGGCGTGGGCAGGTCCTGGGAGGCCCAGCACCGCCAGGAGGAGGCCCTGCACGCGCTCGATGCGGCGGAGGCGGCCCTGGGCCCGGTACCGGAGGTGGGGGGCTCACCGGAGTGGTGGCACGTCTGGGTCCAGGTGCAGACCGAGCGTGTCTCCGTCCACTACTGGCGCGCCCGCACGGACGAGGGCGCCGCGCTGCTCCAGCGGGTGCGGCCGGTGGTGGAGGAGCGCGGCACCCCGCTCCAGCGCGCCCACTTCTTTCGCGCGCTCTTCCAGACGGAGGTGCGCCGGGAGCGCTACCGCTTCACTCCCGAGATGATGGGGCACGTGCGCGCCTACCTGGCTGGCTGCGAGGAGGCCGGTGACGAGGCGGAGGTGTGCGTGGCCCGCTCCGGGCTCGCCATCGCGCTGGTGCTCTCCAACGAGCTGGACGAGGCGGAGACGCACCTGCGGCTCATCCTCCGCCTGGCGGAGCGGACGGAGGACGCGATGCTGCGGGCCCGCGGCCTGGGCTACCTGGCGCTGCTCCACCGGATGCGCGCGCGGCCGGAGGAGACGCGGCGCGTGGGCGCCCAGGCCCTCGCGGTGGCCGAGGGGAACAAGATGCTCGACTACACCGGGCTGGCTCGCGCCAACCTCGCCTGGGTGGACTTGCACGAGGGCCGCGCCGCCGAGGCCGAGCAGGGCTTTCGCGCCGCCCTCACCTGCTGGCAGCCGCCCGCCTATGTCTTCCCCTTCCAATGGGTGGCGCTCCTGCCGCTGCTGAGGATGGCCCTGGAGCGGAACCTCCTGGAGGAGGCGGTGGGGCATGCGCGCGTCCTGCTCGGGGGCCGGCTCCAGCGCCTGCCGGATGACGTGGCTCGCCCGTTCGAGCTCGCCTGTGAGGGCTGGGAGCGCGGTGATGTGTCCCGGGTCCGCGAAACCCTCGACCAGGCGCTCACGTCCGCCCGGGTACATGGCTTGCAGTGA
- a CDS encoding sigma-54-dependent transcriptional regulator, producing the protein MQDGIQQLLLSLLKCGDFEEAANAVLESMLRSAEEALDASPYARRGRVLRGTVHLRPGEGYLRLAARDARTGPGRPPAGDEDVELTLLTSTTAWRSVVTHRGAVSIDVNAGTVQPLATGAATDDPREVNLPASEFHSPESRQRMLGRRASHVLVLPLRVPGGAIDGLISLEADCPAAMGTDFIWRELAEPLQWLADVAAPYLVNLPVRPAEAATADEFLPVVGAAMGHLLPVMRVFARQDETLLISGPTGAGKSRLARWCHENSRQKQGPFEVLDLMTVPEELQAAELFGWKKGAFTGAVRDNVGAVARAEGGTLFIDEIDKLSLRTQAAMLHVLEERTYRMLGEDSRERHANVRFIIGTNADLKGAVREGRFREDLYYRLNVLPIRLPALDERRDEVPLWARYMAGRRHRQRVPDGTALLTPEAERGLASASWPGNLRQLDNIIRRAYALALSCQGEDVREVRIEERHVAQALSYDAATGSRAPVMERLRAAAEALVDAVERHEGEPVDLDLTDAFRGFVLGVASQRLGREEAFKRFGREKLVATRNHHRALRRELEKIEALGRALGIEQPLPFPELQEETGPSGREST; encoded by the coding sequence ATGCAGGATGGAATCCAGCAGCTGCTGCTCTCCCTTCTGAAGTGCGGTGACTTCGAGGAGGCCGCGAACGCGGTGCTCGAGTCCATGCTGCGGTCCGCGGAGGAGGCGCTCGACGCCAGCCCCTACGCGCGGCGCGGCCGCGTCCTGCGCGGCACGGTCCACCTGCGGCCCGGAGAGGGTTACCTCCGGCTCGCGGCGAGGGACGCGCGGACGGGCCCGGGGCGGCCCCCGGCGGGCGACGAGGACGTGGAGCTCACCCTGCTGACCTCGACCACCGCGTGGCGCTCGGTGGTAACGCACCGCGGTGCCGTTTCGATCGACGTCAACGCGGGCACCGTGCAACCCCTCGCCACCGGCGCTGCCACCGATGATCCGCGTGAGGTGAACCTGCCCGCCTCCGAGTTCCACAGCCCGGAGAGCCGTCAGCGCATGCTCGGCCGGCGAGCCTCGCACGTCCTCGTCCTTCCACTGAGAGTGCCCGGCGGCGCCATCGACGGGCTCATCTCCCTGGAGGCGGACTGCCCAGCCGCCATGGGCACGGACTTCATCTGGCGGGAGCTGGCCGAGCCGCTCCAATGGCTGGCCGACGTGGCGGCGCCCTACCTGGTGAACCTGCCGGTGCGTCCGGCGGAGGCCGCGACGGCGGACGAGTTCCTCCCCGTGGTGGGCGCGGCCATGGGCCACCTGCTGCCGGTGATGCGCGTCTTCGCGCGCCAGGACGAGACGCTCCTCATCAGCGGCCCCACCGGTGCCGGCAAGTCACGGCTCGCGCGGTGGTGCCACGAGAACTCGAGGCAGAAGCAGGGCCCCTTCGAGGTGCTGGACTTGATGACCGTGCCCGAGGAGCTCCAGGCCGCGGAGCTCTTCGGCTGGAAGAAGGGCGCGTTCACCGGGGCGGTGCGGGACAACGTGGGCGCGGTGGCTCGTGCCGAGGGAGGGACGCTGTTCATCGATGAAATCGACAAGCTGTCGCTGAGGACCCAGGCGGCGATGCTGCACGTCCTGGAGGAGCGGACGTACCGGATGCTGGGCGAGGACTCGCGGGAGCGGCACGCCAACGTGCGCTTCATCATTGGTACCAACGCGGACCTGAAGGGGGCCGTGCGCGAGGGCCGCTTCCGGGAGGACCTGTACTACCGGCTCAACGTGCTGCCCATCCGGTTGCCGGCCCTGGATGAGCGCCGGGACGAAGTGCCGCTGTGGGCGCGGTACATGGCCGGCCGGCGGCACCGCCAACGGGTGCCGGACGGTACCGCGCTGTTGACGCCCGAGGCGGAGCGCGGGCTGGCCTCCGCCTCGTGGCCTGGCAACCTGCGGCAGCTCGACAACATCATCCGTCGGGCCTACGCGCTGGCCCTCTCCTGTCAGGGAGAGGACGTGCGCGAGGTGCGCATCGAGGAGCGGCACGTGGCCCAGGCGCTGAGCTACGACGCGGCCACCGGCTCGCGGGCGCCCGTGATGGAGCGGCTGCGCGCGGCGGCCGAGGCGCTCGTGGACGCGGTGGAGCGGCACGAGGGCGAGCCCGTGGACCTGGACCTGACCGATGCGTTCCGCGGCTTCGTGCTGGGCGTGGCCAGCCAACGGCTCGGGCGAGAGGAAGCCTTCAAGCGCTTCGGTCGCGAGAAGCTGGTGGCCACCCGCAACCATCACCGAGCACTCCGCCGGGAGCTCGAGAAGATCGAAGCGCTGGGCAGGGCGTTGGGAATCGAGCAGCCCCTGCCCTTCCCGGAGCTGCAAGAGGAAACCGGGCCCTCGGGCAGGGAATCCACGTAA
- a CDS encoding DUF642 domain-containing protein — MGNKNGWIVSCAVMLLASQAFAQENLIVNGSFESPALPHGSYSYLDSIPGWSPIRGCAIELQNHEAGWKAESGNQLLELDSYCSTTVAQSLSTTPGAQYQLSFAYSPRPGIADNRIRVRWGGVVVAELNQSGVGLNDTHWTTVSIPVTATAYSYSLEFEDPSYSDSFGGFIDNVQLVQKATCSALGTRQ, encoded by the coding sequence ATGGGAAACAAGAACGGGTGGATTGTCAGCTGCGCGGTGATGCTCCTCGCGAGCCAGGCTTTCGCGCAGGAAAACCTCATCGTCAATGGGAGCTTCGAGAGCCCGGCTTTGCCCCATGGCTCGTACAGCTACCTCGACTCCATCCCTGGTTGGAGTCCCATTCGAGGCTGCGCCATCGAGCTCCAGAATCATGAGGCTGGCTGGAAGGCCGAAAGCGGGAATCAACTCCTGGAGTTGGATTCCTATTGCTCCACCACCGTCGCCCAATCACTCTCCACCACGCCGGGAGCCCAGTACCAGTTGTCCTTCGCGTACTCACCCCGCCCGGGCATCGCCGACAACCGGATCCGCGTGCGGTGGGGCGGCGTCGTGGTGGCGGAGCTCAACCAGAGCGGGGTGGGTCTCAACGACACCCACTGGACCACTGTCTCCATTCCCGTGACCGCGACCGCCTACTCGTACTCGCTCGAGTTCGAGGACCCGAGTTACTCGGACTCGTTTGGCGGGTTCATCGACAACGTTCAGCTCGTCCAGAAAGCCACGTGCTCGGCGCTGGGGACGCGGCAGTAA
- a CDS encoding C-type lectin domain-containing protein — MERAWRAGLLAAVVAAGAGCGAGLEAPAEGQETTGPKDVITETQAVSRDRHDYLFVLSPRSWHEARQSCRSRGYDLVTIDDPDEEEWLHKEEILRGGQPWWVGLHKTDEDLWVWPEQDVPAAYTNWSPGEPNNADGVEACAVDNWGDGAWNDAVCWLEAYFICERANEGSTQSFSFTATGTRSARENTVDQPIELQAGQLVTFGTCGVPGASTNGDTYLRLVDPTGQEVASNDDGCKGFGSNFSFVARTPGAYVIRAGCYADSSCGGTVVISY, encoded by the coding sequence ATGGAACGGGCCTGGCGGGCGGGGCTGCTGGCCGCGGTGGTGGCGGCCGGTGCCGGGTGTGGCGCGGGGCTGGAGGCGCCAGCCGAGGGCCAGGAGACCACGGGCCCCAAGGACGTCATCACCGAGACACAGGCCGTGAGCCGCGACAGGCACGATTACCTGTTCGTGCTCTCGCCGCGGTCCTGGCACGAGGCCCGGCAGAGCTGCAGGAGCCGAGGGTACGATCTGGTCACCATCGACGACCCCGACGAAGAGGAGTGGCTGCACAAAGAGGAGATCCTGCGCGGCGGCCAGCCCTGGTGGGTGGGCCTGCACAAGACGGATGAGGACCTCTGGGTGTGGCCTGAGCAGGACGTGCCCGCGGCCTATACCAACTGGAGCCCTGGCGAGCCCAACAACGCCGACGGTGTCGAGGCCTGCGCCGTGGACAACTGGGGGGACGGTGCGTGGAACGACGCGGTGTGCTGGCTCGAGGCGTACTTCATCTGCGAGCGGGCAAACGAGGGCTCCACCCAGAGCTTCAGCTTCACCGCCACGGGGACGCGCAGCGCCCGGGAGAACACGGTGGATCAGCCCATCGAGCTCCAGGCCGGCCAGCTCGTCACCTTCGGTACCTGCGGTGTGCCGGGGGCCTCGACCAATGGAGACACCTACCTGCGGCTGGTGGACCCGACAGGCCAGGAGGTGGCGTCCAATGACGACGGGTGCAAGGGATTCGGGTCCAACTTCTCCTTCGTGGCGCGGACTCCCGGTGCATATGTGATTCGCGCGGGCTGCTACGCCGATAGCAGCTGCGGCGGTACGGTGGTCATCTCCTACTGA
- a CDS encoding ISL3 family transposase, giving the protein MPPLRVLAGRRGVAGPSVGEVMGRVLRIQGMSVRGVQMGPGGLVVVQVRPRQRKPRCGVCGRPAPGYDTKPGRLWRHLALGETIFWLRYAPRRVRCREHGVRVERVAWAAHGSSFTHAFEELVAWQAQRLDKSSICRLLGINWRTVGTIIERLVEERLSPGRLAGLQVIGVDELGWRAGHQYVSLVVDHLRSRVVWVAEGKNEETLNGFFDELGEERTKELTHATMDLSAAFSKAVGNRAPHVRKVFDRFHVQKLANEALDTVRRQQVREQAGSQEGKALKHSRWALLKNPWNLTVRQGEKLSELKKTNQTLYRAYLLKESLARGMDYVQPKRASEHLDKWCQWASHSRLAPFAKLAKTVQRHKDGILAYVETGLSNGVVEGINNKIRALIRRAYGFRNPKAFRAMILLCCGGMEFTPPLPVAA; this is encoded by the coding sequence GTGCCGCCGCTGCGAGTGCTGGCGGGAAGGCGGGGAGTGGCGGGGCCGAGTGTGGGGGAGGTGATGGGGCGCGTGCTGCGCATCCAGGGGATGAGCGTGCGCGGGGTGCAGATGGGGCCCGGGGGACTGGTGGTGGTGCAGGTGCGCCCCCGCCAGCGCAAGCCGCGCTGTGGAGTGTGCGGCCGGCCCGCCCCAGGCTACGACACGAAACCTGGGCGACTGTGGCGGCACCTGGCGCTGGGAGAAACCATCTTCTGGCTGCGGTACGCCCCGCGCCGGGTGCGCTGCCGGGAGCATGGAGTGAGGGTGGAGCGGGTGGCGTGGGCGGCGCACGGCTCGAGCTTCACGCACGCCTTCGAGGAGCTGGTGGCCTGGCAGGCGCAACGTCTGGACAAGTCGTCCATCTGCCGGTTGCTGGGCATCAACTGGCGCACGGTGGGCACCATCATCGAGCGACTGGTGGAGGAGCGCCTGTCGCCTGGGCGCCTGGCGGGGCTGCAAGTCATTGGGGTGGACGAGCTGGGCTGGCGCGCCGGGCACCAGTACGTGAGTCTGGTGGTGGACCACCTGCGCTCGCGAGTCGTCTGGGTGGCGGAGGGGAAGAACGAAGAGACGCTCAACGGCTTCTTCGACGAGCTGGGAGAGGAGAGGACGAAGGAGTTGACGCATGCGACGATGGACCTGTCGGCGGCCTTCAGCAAGGCGGTGGGCAACCGGGCTCCACACGTGCGCAAGGTGTTCGACCGCTTCCACGTGCAGAAGCTGGCGAACGAAGCGCTGGACACGGTGCGCCGGCAGCAGGTGCGGGAGCAGGCGGGGAGCCAGGAGGGCAAGGCGCTCAAGCACAGCCGCTGGGCGCTGCTGAAGAATCCGTGGAACCTGACGGTGCGCCAGGGAGAGAAGCTCAGCGAGTTGAAGAAGACGAACCAGACGCTCTACCGGGCCTATCTGCTCAAGGAGAGCCTGGCACGGGGCATGGACTACGTGCAGCCCAAGCGGGCCTCGGAGCACCTGGACAAGTGGTGTCAGTGGGCCAGCCACTCCAGGCTCGCCCCCTTCGCGAAGCTGGCGAAGACAGTCCAGCGGCACAAGGACGGCATTCTCGCCTATGTCGAGACGGGGCTGAGCAACGGAGTGGTGGAGGGAATCAACAACAAGATTCGAGCCCTCATCCGTCGCGCCTATGGCTTCCGCAATCCCAAGGCATTCAGGGCGATGATACTGCTGTGCTGCGGAGGCATGGAGTTCACTCCGCCCCTGCCAGTAGCGGCGTAG
- a CDS encoding IS630 family transposase: MALRAAIVLWSAQGQSATSIARTLGITPRTVHRCRQRWRNMGMEGLADSPRPGRPPRVSPEYLELLLRTVETDPRQLGFVFSRWTCARLASYLEQRTQVAISPWWVNELLHCHGFAWRRTKLTTQHLADEGEKRDLL; encoded by the coding sequence GTGGCATTGCGAGCAGCCATCGTGCTGTGGAGTGCGCAGGGCCAGAGCGCCACCAGCATCGCGCGTACCCTGGGAATCACCCCGCGCACCGTGCACCGTTGTCGGCAACGCTGGCGGAACATGGGGATGGAGGGGCTGGCCGACTCGCCCCGTCCTGGCCGTCCTCCTCGCGTCAGCCCCGAATATCTCGAGCTTCTGCTGCGCACGGTGGAAACAGACCCCAGGCAGTTGGGCTTCGTCTTCTCCCGCTGGACATGTGCGCGCCTGGCCTCCTACTTGGAGCAACGCACCCAGGTGGCCATCAGTCCCTGGTGGGTCAACGAGTTGTTGCACTGCCACGGTTTCGCCTGGCGCCGCACCAAGCTCACCACCCAGCATCTGGCGGACGAGGGGGAAAAAAGGGATCTTCTGTAG
- a CDS encoding ankyrin repeat domain-containing protein, which produces MSKELFTAIEQHDTSRVKALLAAGADPNEPQPEPPGLRPLQVAIYELSDGGELDVLLALLEHGADVNAWDVERDRTPLLVAACEDELAAVEALVKAGADPNVCSRDGITPLRTSAEVGNLDMASLLLGAGATRTINDWGGLTGYTALGHAARRLDLPMIKLLLDAGADPKAPDEDGRPAHYRLPPRAESDSQTWDAAFELLGGAKDRMPL; this is translated from the coding sequence ATGTCGAAAGAACTCTTCACAGCGATCGAGCAGCACGATACGTCCCGGGTCAAGGCGCTGCTGGCTGCGGGGGCCGATCCGAACGAGCCGCAGCCGGAGCCGCCGGGGTTGCGTCCGCTGCAAGTGGCCATTTACGAACTCTCCGATGGGGGCGAACTCGACGTGCTCCTGGCGCTCCTTGAGCACGGCGCGGACGTCAACGCGTGGGATGTCGAGCGGGACAGGACCCCCTTGTTGGTAGCGGCCTGCGAAGACGAATTGGCGGCAGTCGAAGCGCTCGTGAAGGCGGGGGCCGATCCCAACGTGTGCAGCCGCGACGGCATCACGCCGCTGCGGACGTCTGCGGAGGTTGGCAATCTGGACATGGCCTCGCTCCTCCTGGGCGCGGGGGCGACTCGGACGATCAACGACTGGGGAGGGCTGACCGGATACACCGCGCTCGGGCACGCGGCACGCCGGCTGGACCTTCCGATGATCAAGCTGCTTCTCGACGCGGGCGCCGATCCGAAGGCCCCGGACGAGGACGGTCGACCCGCCCACTACCGTCTGCCGCCACGCGCTGAATCCGATTCCCAGACGTGGGACGCCGCGTTCGAGTTGCTCGGAGGAGCGAAGGACCGCATGCCGTTGTAG
- the ltrA gene encoding group II intron reverse transcriptase/maturase, with protein sequence MERVVERGNVKAALKRVKQNKGSPGIDGMRVEELGPWLMDNWESVRAELLDGSYQPQPVREQEIPKSGGGVRKLGIPTVLDRLIQQSILQVLQPMFDPTFSEHSYGFRPGRSAHDAVCEAQRYIQEGRSWVVDVDLEKFFDRVNHDVLMGRLEKRIGDKRVLRLIRRYLEAGIMANGVVMERYEGTPQGGPLSPLLANVLLDEVDEELEKRGLCFVRYADDCNVYVKSWRAAEDAMRTLRRLYAGLRLRDEERGGAPVGAAVPGLQFLGSQGAAGETTRVTQGPGRWRGRRWWTRRGNRWSLPVGHWRPSRRMVPVPSW encoded by the coding sequence ATGGAGCGGGTGGTCGAGCGCGGCAACGTCAAGGCGGCGTTGAAGCGAGTGAAGCAGAACAAGGGCAGCCCCGGCATCGATGGAATGCGTGTGGAAGAGCTGGGCCCGTGGCTGATGGACAACTGGGAGAGCGTCCGGGCGGAGTTGCTGGACGGCAGCTACCAGCCCCAACCAGTGCGGGAGCAGGAGATACCCAAGAGTGGCGGAGGAGTCCGGAAGCTGGGGATTCCGACGGTACTCGACCGGCTCATCCAGCAGAGCATCCTGCAAGTGCTGCAACCGATGTTCGACCCCACCTTCTCGGAGCACAGCTACGGTTTCCGGCCCGGACGCAGCGCACACGACGCGGTGTGCGAGGCCCAGCGCTACATACAGGAGGGTCGGAGCTGGGTGGTGGACGTGGACCTGGAGAAATTCTTCGACCGCGTCAACCACGACGTGCTGATGGGAAGGCTGGAGAAGAGAATCGGGGACAAGCGGGTGCTGAGGCTGATTCGCCGCTACCTGGAGGCCGGAATCATGGCCAACGGGGTGGTGATGGAGCGGTACGAGGGGACGCCGCAAGGGGGCCCTCTCTCGCCGCTGCTGGCCAACGTGCTCCTCGACGAAGTGGATGAGGAGCTGGAGAAGCGCGGGCTGTGCTTCGTGCGCTACGCCGACGACTGCAACGTGTACGTGAAGTCGTGGCGTGCGGCGGAGGATGCCATGCGGACGCTCAGGCGGCTGTACGCGGGACTCCGGCTACGAGACGAAGAGCGCGGTGGCGCGCCCGTGGGAGCGGCGGTTCCTGGGCTACAGTTTCTGGGTAGCCAAGGGGCGGCAGGTGAAACGACGCGTGTCACCCAAGGCCCTGGACGCTGGCGGGGGCGGCGCTGGTGGACTCGGCGGGGGAACAGGTGGAGCTTGCCCGTTGGCCACTGGCGCCCATCCCGGCGAATGGTGCCGGTGCCGTCGTGGTAG